The Polyangium aurulentum genomic interval AAACCCCCGACGATCAGCCGCCCCGTCGCCCCGATCCCGACACTCCACACGCGCTCGATCTTCATGCGCGGCGGGACAGCAAGGGGCAAGCCAGGACTGAAATAGGTGAAAACCCGGGCACCTCAGCGCCGAGGTGCCGTCAGCCGAGCAAGCGATTGCGCAAGGGGAAGGCAAGAAGTTGCGTTGCGACGCAAGAGCCTGCCTCGCTGGCGTGGGGGATGGACGGGGGCATGCGAGGAGAGGAGCGCGAGCTCAGCAGGACTCCGCCTCGTAAGGCGCGCCATCCGGGCTCATGCAGACCGCACCGCCGAGCAGCTCCGTCTCCTCGGCAGCATCGTCGACGTCGTCATCGGCCATCATGTTCAGCTCGGGCAAGACCGGCATGTTCTCCGCCGCCGGCGCCTCGTCGCGCGTGAGCATCTGATCGGCAGGCCGACCCCCACATGCAGCGAGCACGCCCCCGGCGACCAGCCATGCAGCAGCCAGCATCGATCGTGAACGTCGCAGGTTTCCCATGACATCCTCCGAAAACACCACGGACGTTGTCCTTCGTGGAGACCCCTGGAACCGGAGGCATTGCAGGTCAAGGCCGGGGCGGAGCGCTCATTCGCGCGCCGCACCCGGACGACCTCGGCCGAGGTGTTTCAAGGCCGAGGCCGCCACGGAAACACAGCATGTCTCCGTCGCGTCGCTCCCGTTTCGGTCCCCCCCTTCCGCTTCGTCACCTTGTGGTTAGGATCCTCGGTCCGGCGCCGAGACCATTTCGCTACGCGTCCCGATGCGCCGGCCGGACGTGTGGTGTGGAAATATGGGTCAAGTAGACAAGATCAGACTGCCGCTCCGCTCGGGCGAGCATAACGCACGCTATCGTTCGGCCGCCGAAGGCAGGCCCGCAGGGGACGCTCGTCCCCGCACGGACCGCCCTCGCCCGGTCGCGCGCCCCTCGGCGCCCCGACGCGCCGCGGCCACCTCGCCGCGCCCCGCGTCGCAATCCGCCGAGCACGGCAATGACGCCACCGATCTCTACCTCCGCGGCCTCGCGCAGAGCCACCCGCTCACCCGCGAAGGCGAGGCCGAGATCGGCCGTCGCATCGAATCGGCAGAGCACGCCGCGCTCGACGCGCTCGCCTCGCTCCCCGAAGGCCTCCGCGCCATCGCCGCCCTCGCGGACGACGTCGCGGCCGGGCTCGAGGAGACGCGCGCGCTGCTCCTGAACGGCGACGCGCCCGAGGCGCCCGGCGCAGAGGACGACCTCTTCGCCCTGCTCCGCCACGCCCGCGACCTCGTCGCGCAGGCTGGCGAGGACAGGAGCGTCCTCGAGCAGTTCGCGGCCGAGATCGCCCGCGGGCTCCGCGAGCTGCGCCTCGATCCCACCGTCCTCATGCGGGTCGAGGACGCATTCCGGGCCGAGATCGCCCGCGCAGCAGGCTCCGACCGCGAGGCCCTGCTCCAGGCGACGCTCTCCCGCGCCGCGCGCGCCCGCCGCGAGGCCGCAAAGGCAAAGGGAGACCTCGTGCAGGCCAACCTGCGCCTCGTGGTCGCGACGGCTCGGCATTATCAGAACCGCGGCGTCCCCCTGCTCGATCTCGTGCAGGAGGGCAACCTCGGCCTGATGCGCGCGGCGGACAAGTTCGACTGGAAGCGCGGCTATCGGTTCGGCACCTATGCCGCCTGGTGGATCCGCCAGTCGATCGAGCGGGCCTTGCTCTATCAAGGCAAGGACGTGCGCATGCCCGTCCACCTCTCGACGAGCCGCCGCAAGGTGCTGCGGGCGCAGAAGACGCTCTCGCAGCAGAACGCGCGCGATCCTTCGCAGGAGGAGATCGCGGAGCTTTCGGGCGTGCCCCTCGACAAGGTGCACGCGGTGCGCACCCTGGCCATGACGCCCGTCAGCCTGGATGCGCCGGTCGGCGATGAAGGAGACGCCCGCTTCGGCGATTTCCTCCAGAGCGAGGACGACGCGCCCGACGAGAGCCTGGCGCAGCGGCGGATGCTCGAGCAGACGGCCGCGCTCCTGGACACGCTCACGCCGCGCGAGCGAGAGGTCCTGCGCCTGCGCTACGGCCTCGACGGCGAGAGCGACCACACGCTCGAGGAGATCGGAAGGTCGTTCTCGCTGAGCAGGGAGCGAATCCGGCAGATCGAGTCGAAGGCGCTGGCGAAGCTGCGGGCGTTTTCGCAAGAGAAGGAGCTGAACACGTATCTGGACGGCTGAGCCCGCGGCGGCATCGAACGCCGCGGGCTTTCTTGCCTTCTGTTTCGTCTTTTCGCTTCGGCTTTTTTACTTCGGCTTTTGCTCGGCCGGCCCCGCCGGCAGCTCCAGAATGCACGCCGCCTCCCCCTCGTAGGGAGCGTCGCCATAGACGGCCACGACGAAGCGCGCCTCGGGGAACATCGACGCGGCCCGGTGCAGCGCGAAGTTTCTGGCAGCGTCTCTGTCGTCCCTGGGGACGCTGAACGGCCCCTCGCGTAGCCACAGGGCGAGGTTCGCCGTCCACGGCCCGGTCATTCCGTCTTTCTTCGGGTCACGGCCGAAATCGACATAGGTCGCCTCGATCGCGCTCCACAGCGCGCGCAGCGCCTCGCCGAGATCCGCCCCCTCGCCGACCACGCGCAGCGCGAACCGCTCGGGCTTGCGCGCGAGCGGGTGCTTCTTCGGCGGCTTGTCGCGCATCACGGTCACGTCGAAGCCGTGCATCGTGACGTATCGCTTGCCCCGGTATTCGGGCGGCATCGCGCCTCGTTCGACATCCTCGAGCAGCGCGAGCGTGGCCTCGATCGACAGCGGCGACGTCATGACAGTCACGCTAGAGCATCCCGCGCACCTGGGCAAGCGGCCTCCGACGGGGCCCGCCGCGGGTTTGCCCGGGAACCGACCGCGAGGTTTGCCCGGGCACACGAAAAACCTACCACCTCGCTGGCGAGGTCTGCTAGGGTCCGGGCCATCCCGCTCGACGGAGGCAAACCATGACTGCGAATGGCCGTTTCGTTTGGTACGATCTCATCACCACCGACCTCGCGGCCGCGAGGGCCTTCTACACCGAGGTCATCGGCTGGACGCTCACGAAGTTCGGCGAAACCGACTACTCGATGTGGACAGCGCCGGGCGATCAGGCCGTCGGCGGCATCGAGCTGATGCCGGAGGAGGCGCGGAAATCGGGCGTACCGCCGCACTGGCTCGCGCACATCCAGGTCGAGGACGTCGACGCCACCGTGAAGAAAGCCCAGGAGCTCGGCGGGCGCGTCCACGTCCCCCCCACCGACATCCCGAACGTGGGCCGATTCGCGATCATCGCCGATCCGCAGGGCGCGGTGTTCTCGGCGTTCAAGCCGAGTGACCAGACGGAGCACGATCCCAAGGGGCCGGGCACCTTCGGCTGGGCCGAGCTGAACACGACCGACTACGAGAGCGCCTGGAAGTTTTACTCGGAGCTGCTCGGCTGGAAGCCCACGATGGCGATGGACATGGGCCCCGGATTCGGCACCTACTTCATGTTCGGCGTCAGCCCTGACAACCCCGAGAAGTCGCTGGGCGGAATGTCGAACGCGGCCACCATGATGCAGGCCCCGGCGCACTGGATGCACTACATCACGGTCGCGGATCTCGAGGGGACGCTGGCGCGGGTCACCGAAAAGGGCGGGCGTGTCCTGAATGGCCCGATGGATGTCCCGGGCGGCGACCGCATCGCGCAGTGTCTGGATCCGCAAGGCGGGTTCTTCGCCGTGTACGCGAGGGGCGGCGGCCAGTGATCGAAGCGCGGCGCGGGCTCCGGATGCCGGGCCCGCGCCGCCGCTCGTGCGGTGAAGGTTCGGTCAGCCTGCCCAGAAGTATGCCGGCGCGATCTGGGCCCAGGTGTAGACCACGTTGGCGCCGTTGTACGCGCCGCTGACCTGGGAGCCAAAAGGATCGTTCACGATCCACTTGCCGTCGTCGGTATAGCCGCGGATCAGGATGATGTGGCCATAGCCGAACACCGAGCCCGAGGTCACGACGAGCAGGTTCGCATTGAGCTGCGACTTCACCCAAGCGCCGCCGATGCTGCCGCTGGCCTCCGCCACCGCCCAGGTGAGGTGCTTGTCGAGGTACGAGGAGATATAAGCCCAGGTGGAGCCCACGTTGGAGGCCTTGACCATGTGGCCGTACGCGCCGCGGGCCAGGCCGCCGCTCGGGTCGTAGGTGGCCGTGGAGAACGTGAAGCCGGCGTAGGTGTACTGCGACGCCACGTAATTGCCGTAGTTGCTGGTATGCGAATACGGGACCGACACCGTGATCGGCCAGGCGCCGAGCTGATAGCCGGCCAGATCCATCACCGACGACGTCGGGCCGCAGGACGAGTTGCCGTCGTGCCAGTTCGGCGTGTCCCAGAGCTGGTGAACGTACTGCGCGGTCACGTTCTTCGCGTTCAAGGGCGGCAATTGCTGGCCGAGCATGCTCTTGATGCCGCTCGACGCCCCGAGGGTCGGGTGCACGGCCTCGAGCTCGTAGAGGTCGACGGCCTTGTTGCTCTCCGCCGCCTCGATGACCTGCACGCCGCGCGAGGAGGATCCGAGCATGACGCCGCCGTCACGCAGCCCGGCGAGCCGGAAATCGTGCAAGAGGCCGGTGGCGATGCGCTTCGACGACCTCCCCCCGACCTCCGCGACGTGAATGCCGTTCAGCGCCTGCATGCGCTGCTCGGACTTCTCGAGGCCCATCTTCTTGTCGGCGCAGGCCCGCACCTCGTAGGCGACCTTCTTGCCGTCGGCGCTCCAGCGCGCCTGGCTGTACGAGTCGGTCGTCTGGCCGTGCTCCGACAGCAGCGTGCCATTGACGGTCGCGAGCTGCAGCCGGCTCGTCCCGCCGCACGGCGCCTCGGTCGTGGCCTTGACGAAGCTCACGAGCTGCGTGCCGTCCTCGCCCTTGACGAGCTGGAAGTCGCGATAATACGTCGAGAGCTCCGGATTGCTGTTGAACGTGATCCGCAGCTCGCCCGTGGCCACGTCGATGACGCCGAACGACACCACCGGGGCATTTCCGCCCTTGTAGACGTCGACGATCACATAAAGCTCGTCCTTCTCGCTCGACCAGCCGAGGAGCTTCGCCCCGTGCGCCTCGAGGGTCCCGATCGTCTGGCCGGGCTTCTCGCCATCCGAGACGCGCAGGTCGAACGTGCCCTGATCCATCACGAGGTACGCCAGCTCGGTGCCGTCGGGGGACCAGACCGGGGAGGCGACCCTCGCGGTCTCGACGACGCGCTCGGAGCCGTCCTCGTCCAGAATGCGCAGCTCGGTCCCGGCGTAGGTGTCGAAGTTCGGCACGACCGCCACGCGCGCGTCCACCGGCGAAGCGCTCGACTCCACGGTGAGCTCATTGACGTGGCCCTGGACCCTCACCGACCCGGCCTTGCGCACCGCGTCGCCCTGCCGGACGTACACCGCGTACGTGCTCGAATCCTCTGCCTGCGTGAATGCGGCGGCCTCGCCCTTCACGGGCGCCGCCTCGGGGGCACGCTCGACGAGGACCGGCTCGTTCGACTTCGCTGCCAGGTCTCCGCTCTCCCCAGGCACCTCGCTCCCGCAGCCCACGAAGAGCGAACCGCCAGCCAGGGACGACGCAAGCAGCATCAGGCGGACGTTGTAGCGATTCATCATTCTCTATCTCTCCCGTCGTTTCGTGCCGACCCATTGAGCGTGTACCCGCGTAGTCACGCTTGCGTCAAACGAATTATGAATTGAAGCCTCGAAGGAAAATTCGACCGACGGATCTGTCCGCGATTGATTCGAGCATATGCAACGGTAACCTCGTCTGGTAAATGCAATGACCACGCACCCGCAATACATGGATAGCCGCCGCATTTGCGCGGATGACCACGCCGCACCCGCCATGACCCCTCCCCGACTCGCGCTCGCCCTCGCGCTCCTCGCGGTCGCCTGCGGCCCCTCCGCGCCCGCCGGCTCCCCCGCCCCGGTGCCTGCGCGCCTCTTCCGCTACGACGTCACCGCCGGCCCCGGCGCCCGCGAGCTGTCCGTGTCCGCCGTCTTCCCCCAAGGCCGCTCCCGCCGCATCGGCGTCGAGGACGGCGCCCTGCGCTTCGTGCGCGATCTCGAGATCGACACGGGCGACGGCGAGCCCCTGCCCGTCAGCCCCGACGGCAACGTCTTCGTCATCCCCGCTTGCCCCGCGAGCGGCTGTCGCCTGCGCTATCGCTTCCTGCTCGCCGATGCCGCGCGCGCCTTCGACGACGTCGGCTTCGCCGAGGAGCACGCCGGCGCCATGCTCGCCCCCGCATCCACCTGGCTCTTGCGCCCCTTCGGCGTCGATCCCCCCGAAGCCCGCTTTCGCCTGCGCGTCACGACCCCCGCGCCGCTGCGGTTCGTCTCCGGGATCTTCCGCGCCCCCGACGACCCCTCCGCCTTCGACGTCTCGCTCGCGGACCTGCCGCACTCACCCTACTCGGCCTTCGGTCCCCTCGACATGCACCACCTCGAGATCGGCGCGAGCCGCGTCGAGGTGGCCCTCGTGCCTGGCCTCGGGCCCGCGCTCGCCGCCGAGACGCTCGCGTGGATCGAGTCGTCCGCGCGCGCCATCACGTCCTACTACGGTCGCTTCCCCGTGCCCCGCGCGCTCGTGATCGTTCTGCCCGCGAGGGGCGACGAGGTCGGGTTCTCGTCGGCGCTCGGCCACGGCGGCGCCTCCATCGTCACCCGCATCGGCAAAGACAGCCCGCCAGGCACGATCGCTTCGAGCTGGGTGATGGCGCACGAGATGGTGCACCTCGGCTTCCCGAACATCGGCCGGCGGCGCGCCTGGCTCGCCGAGGGCCTCGCGACGTACGTCGAGCCCATCGCAAGGGCGCGGGCGGGGCTCATCCCGGCCGAAGAGGTCTGGCGGTGGCTCGTCGGAGGCCTGCCCCAGGGGCTCCCGGAAGGAGACGACAGCGGCCTCGACCACACGCCGACCTGGGGCCGGATCTACTGGGGCGGCGCGCTCTTCTGCCTGCTCGCCGACCTCGCGATCCGCGAGCGCACCGGCAACGCACGCTCGCTCGACGACGCGCTCGCGGGCGTGGTCGCCGCGGGCGGGACGATCGCGGTGAAGTGGTCGATCGAGGAGGCGCTCGAAGCCGGCGATCGCGCGGCGGGCGTGACCGTGCTCGGCGAGCTGTTCGCGCGCATGAAAGACGACGCGGTCACGGTCGACCTCGACGCGCTGTTCGCGACGCTCGGCGTTCGCGCGGGATCCGAGGGGATCGAGTTCGACGACGCCGCGCCGCTCGCCGCCCTGCGCGCCGCCATGACCGCGAAGCCCGCGTCGAAGGAGGCGATGGTGCGGCTTGCGGCGCGCCCCGATGCGCCGATCCCGTTGAAGCCGTTTCCGTCGAAGTGAGGTGCGTGCGCTGCGATCAGCCGCCCGTCGGCTGCGCGCGCGGCGTGGTCACCGTCGCCGGCAAGCTCGCCGAGGCCGAGGCCTGACCGCGCGTCGGCTGACGGCAGTTCGGGAAGCCCGCGACGCAGTAGCCCGCCTGGTGCATCGGACCCTTCGGCGCGGACGTGCCGGGCCAGAAGCCCACCGAGCCCCAGCGGCCGGGGAACTGGAACGCCTGCGCCATCGCCGGCGATGCGGGCGTGAACTCCTCGAAGGGCTCGAGACCGCCGCCCTCCCACGTGCGCCACACCGGGTTCACGCAGGACTTCAGGTTGTCGCACCAGCCGGACGACTCGTACCACGCGAGGTCCCCGCGATCGGCGTACGTCGCGTGCGAGCCCTTCGCCGACAGCACCACCGGGTGATTGCCCTCGCGGCGCAGCCTCGACCACGCGAAGTAGGGGCCGGGGTTGTTGTCCTCGTGCCGCGCGAGGTAGGCGCCGAGCGGCGCGCCCTTCGCGTCGAGGCGCATGGTCAGGTGCTCCCAGTCGCTCTCGTGATCGAAGAAGAGCGGGCCGTCGTTGTACGGGTAGTAGAACCAGTACTG includes:
- a CDS encoding sigma-70 family RNA polymerase sigma factor, yielding MGQVDKIRLPLRSGEHNARYRSAAEGRPAGDARPRTDRPRPVARPSAPRRAAATSPRPASQSAEHGNDATDLYLRGLAQSHPLTREGEAEIGRRIESAEHAALDALASLPEGLRAIAALADDVAAGLEETRALLLNGDAPEAPGAEDDLFALLRHARDLVAQAGEDRSVLEQFAAEIARGLRELRLDPTVLMRVEDAFRAEIARAAGSDREALLQATLSRAARARREAAKAKGDLVQANLRLVVATARHYQNRGVPLLDLVQEGNLGLMRAADKFDWKRGYRFGTYAAWWIRQSIERALLYQGKDVRMPVHLSTSRRKVLRAQKTLSQQNARDPSQEEIAELSGVPLDKVHAVRTLAMTPVSLDAPVGDEGDARFGDFLQSEDDAPDESLAQRRMLEQTAALLDTLTPREREVLRLRYGLDGESDHTLEEIGRSFSLSRERIRQIESKALAKLRAFSQEKELNTYLDG
- a CDS encoding VOC family protein; its protein translation is MTANGRFVWYDLITTDLAAARAFYTEVIGWTLTKFGETDYSMWTAPGDQAVGGIELMPEEARKSGVPPHWLAHIQVEDVDATVKKAQELGGRVHVPPTDIPNVGRFAIIADPQGAVFSAFKPSDQTEHDPKGPGTFGWAELNTTDYESAWKFYSELLGWKPTMAMDMGPGFGTYFMFGVSPDNPEKSLGGMSNAATMMQAPAHWMHYITVADLEGTLARVTEKGGRVLNGPMDVPGGDRIAQCLDPQGGFFAVYARGGGQ